A DNA window from Helianthus annuus cultivar XRQ/B chromosome 15, HanXRQr2.0-SUNRISE, whole genome shotgun sequence contains the following coding sequences:
- the LOC110911017 gene encoding uncharacterized protein LOC110911017, translating into MDSVLEVFYPKLVLFVLGFWSFVSTCLLHLLRYFTRFTRKSGSLKGISSDSPVLLTKDMGEQEDVVEVSSEESDEKEDIVNEAHEFSFTFKFPTFEEFSKNPKSLSELLDNTGRVDSAEVLVEDSEVDTNSDGGVVSNESRVLEFEGSVHESHDDDQREGGFEQLMVDSSNLKTIEEVEEKEEIYSFSEEKLQKINVECVNKFFHSTTDSIGSRTSDVHSEDGLLSDKTEIAETEEKEDEEFDTFDEEKLQKVHDESIHSSPDSTTDSFSSNNRHSPMFDSHPDDGFLSDGDFEPEFDENDEKEQNNWTQSNFLSENDFVAKSSNEKNVSSDTTNKLESLWEHQELIEQLKMEIKKVKAIGLPTIFEESESPPKIMEDLKPWKIEEVYQNGGGKMGEVHKFYKSYRERMRKFDIFNYQKMYTIGFLQLKDPPQSSSSSKSPITEFTTLFGQSFMTNKGKKQENDPTTKFIKELQSDLEVVYVGQMCLSWEILHWQYEKALDIWESDTRGVRRFNDIAGEFQQFQVLMQRFIEDEPFQGPRIQNYVKNRCVFRNLLQVPVIRDDHMKNKKARSEVVYDITSDALVEILEESIRIFWRFVRADKHKRQTPVEFQRPEDSQLFLDLQKDLHKKEKKLKEQLRSGNCILKKLRSCKEDETEDQVLYFFCQVDMKLVSRVLQMARLTSDQLIWCHNKLSKVSFVNTKIHVEPSFLLFPC; encoded by the exons ATGGATTCGGTTCTTGAGGTTTTTTACCCGAAATTGGTTCTTTTTGTGTTGGGGTTTTGGTCTTTTGTATCCACATGTTTGCTTCATCTGCTTAGGTATTTCACAAG GTTTACAAGAAAGAGTGGTTCTTTGAAGGGGATATCGAGTGATTCGCCGGTTCTGTTAACAAAAGATATGGGAGAACAAGAAGATGTTGTGGAGGTTTCAAGTGAAGAAAGTGATGAAAAAGAAGATATAGTAAATGAGGCACATGAGTTTTCATTTACCTTcaagtttccaacttttgaagAGTTCAGTAAAAACCCGAAAAGTTTGTCTGAATTGCTTGATAACACTGGACGTGTCGATTCGGCTGAGGTTTTGGTGGAAGATAGTGAAGTGGATACGAATTCGGATGGTGGGGTTGTGTCGAATGAGTCTCGGGTTCTTGAATTTGAagg GTCTGTTCATGAGTCACATGATGATGATCAAAGGGAAGGTGGTTTTGAACAATTGATGGTTGATAGTTCAAATTTGAAGACGATTGAGGAAGTTGAggaaaaagaagaaatttataGTTTTAGTGAAGAAAAATTGCAAAAAATTAATGTTGAATGTGTTAATAAATTCTTTCATTCGACTACGGATTCGATTGGTTCACGAACGAGTGATGTTCACTCGGAAGATGGGTTGTTGTCGGACAAGACCGAGATTGCTGAAACGGAGGAAAAAGAAGATGAAGAGTTCGATACTTTTGATGAAGAGAAATTGCAAAAAGTTCATGATGAAAGTATTCATTCATCTCCTGATTCGACAACGGATTCATTCAGTTCAAACAATCGTCATTCGCCAATGTTTGATTCACATCCAGACGATGGGTTCTTGTCAGATGGAGATTTCGAACCAGAATtcgatgaaaacgatgaaaaAGAACAAAACAATTGGACACAATCCAACTTCTTATCCGAGAACGACTTTGTTGCAAAATCATCGAACGAGAAGAATGTGTCAAGTGATACAACAAACAAGTTGGAATCTTTGTGGGAACATCAAGAGTTGATTGAGCAGTTGAAGATGGAGATCAAGAAAGTAAAAGCGATTGGACTACCGACCATATTCGAAGAATCGGAATCGCCTCCAAAGATCATGGAGGACTTGAAGCCATGGAAGATTGAGGAGGTGTACCAAAATGGTGGAGGGAAGATGGGTGAAGTTCACAAGTTTTACAAGAGTTATAGAGAAAGAATGCGCAAATTCGACATTTTCAATTACCAGAAAATGTATACCATAG GTTTCTTACAGTTAAAAGATCCTCCACAGTCATCTTCAAGTTCAAAATCCCCAATTACCGAATTTACGACACTTTTTGGCCAAAGTTTCATGACTAACAAAGGCAAAAAGCAAGAAAATGACCCAACAACCAAGTTCATCAAAGAACTACAAAGTGATTTGGAAGTTGTGTATGTTGGTCAAATGTGTTTGTCATGGGAAATCCTTCACTGGCAATACGAAAAGGCGTTAGATATATGGGAATCAGACACGCGTGGGGTCCGGAGATTTAACGATATTGCCGGTGAATTTCAACAGTTTCAAGTGTTGATGCAAAGATTCATAGAGGATGAACCTTTTCAAGGTCCAAGAATCCAGAATTATGTGAAGAATCGATGCGTGTTTCGTAATCTACTTCAAGTTCCTGTGATTAGAG ATGATCATATGAAGAACAAGAAGGCAAGAAGTGAAGTTGTATATGATATCACGAGTGACGCGCTAGTTGAGATTCTTGAAGAATCGATACGTATATTTTGGAGATTCGTTCGTGCTGATAAGCATAAACGGCAAACGCCCGTAGAGTTTCAGAGACCCGAGGACTCGCAGCTGTTCTTGGATCTCCAAAAAGATTTACACAAG AAGGAAAAGAAGCTTAAAGAACAACTGAGAAGTGGGAATTG